In Thunnus maccoyii chromosome 3, fThuMac1.1, whole genome shotgun sequence, the following proteins share a genomic window:
- the LOC121894573 gene encoding putative uncharacterized protein DDB_G0287113, translated as MAKRKSKKQQEDTSVLLEPSAQQSKRKIKSYASSALLLFIITFTIGASVMGWFCVQHQQTLDQLSESFTTMQNRITNFQQVMEMTDSQPDTGLVMEERIFALEEAQKQAQQKVEVALSTSEKLKHNDFDSQLLALHAEMNTRWEEIKQVALSVTTLQAMFNNQNEEFEAMKESVVAGLSSSSALAAKVAGLTSAVDSACSRADEQVALVEALNAQLEGHASELNDLKGSLYLHNVALYTNTQEMVAIKELVAAKQAMRAQALEEMLSSVQMTLDEQFFTSKTLHSSIMAQLQSFHSKLANGPSWSMKLNSNAEGPAAEEFISTTAQNATEVQEKLEDVEEEAEQEDAEEQVEEEAMEEKQPLQQEVEGDVTEEEEEITGQSEEQEDAGETAEEELAADSLEGHETSEDEVLEDVVERETVEEESVELNSEVVMDEDGEDE; from the exons ATGGCCAAGAGAAAGTCAAAGAAGCAACAAGAAGACACCTCAGTTCTGCTGGAGCCATCAGCGCAGCAGTCTAAAAGAAAGATAAAGTCATATGCTTCATCAGCTCTGTTGTTGTTCATCATTACCTTCACAATTGGGGCCTCTGTAATGGGGTGGTTTTGTGTGCAACACCAGCAGACCCTTGACCAACTGTCAGAGTCTTTCACAACAATGCAAAACAGGATCACAAACTTCCAGCAGGTGATGGAGATGACGGACTCACAG CCGGATACAGGTTTGGTTATGGAGGAGAGGATCTTTGCCCTGGAGGAGGCTCAGAAACAGGCTCAGCAGAAAGTTGAGGTTGCCCTGTCAACATCAGAGAAGTTGAAACACAACGACTTCGACTCTCAGCTTTTGGCCCTCCACGCTGAGATGAATACCAGATGGGAAGAGATTAAGCAGGTCGCCCTGTCCGTCACAACTCTGCAGGCCATGTTCAATAACCAGAATGAGGAGTTTGAGGCCATGAAGGAGAGTGTTGTGGCGGGTTTGAGCTCCAGCTCAGCACTGGCTGCTAAGGTGGCTGGGCTGACCAGTGCTGTAGACAGTGCATGCTCCAGAGCTGATGAGCAAGTTGCATTGGTGGAGGCTCTTAATGCACAGTTGGAGGGACACGCTTCTGAGCTAAATGATCTGAAAGGGTCGCTGTATCTTCATAATGTAGCACTTTATACAAACACCCAGGAGATGGTTGCAATAAA GGAACTTGTTGCAGCGAAGCAGGCCATGCGTGCCCAGGCTTTGGAAGAGATGCTTAGTTCAGTTCAGATGACTCTGGATGAGCAGTTTTTCACTTCAAAGACCCTCCATAGCAGCATCATGGCTCAGCTGCAAAGTTTTCACTCCAAG TTGGCAAACGGACCTTCCTGGTCAATGAAACTTAACTCAAATGCGGAGGGCCCTGCAGCAGAGGAGTTCATCTCCACTACAGCACAGAATGCCACAGAGGTACAGGAGAAGCTAGAAGATGTTGAAGAAGAGGCTGAGCAGGAGGATGCTGAAGaacaggtggaggaggaggcgaTGGAGGAGAAACAGCCACTGCAACAGGAAGTGGAGGGAGACgtaacagaagaggaagaggaaattaCAGGACAGAGTGAGGAACAGGAAGATGCTGGTGAGACAGCAGAAGAGGAGCTCGCAGCAGACTCTTTAGAGGGTCACGAGACTTCGGAAGATGAAGTATTGGAAGATGTTGTGGAGAGGGAGACTGTGGAGGAAGAGTCAGTTGAATTGAATAGTGAGGTTGTGATGGATGAAGATGGAGAGGATGAGTAG